From the Nodularia sp. NIES-3585 genome, one window contains:
- a CDS encoding serine/threonine-protein kinase, producing the protein MKVYCTRPSCPRPENYFTDLDDKTTLKTTQQKYCTTCGMPLLLDGRYVPIKLLGRGGFGTAFLARDRRIPGMRKCVVKQFQPAGSLSPTQLEKAQKLFEREAEVLAQIGSEHEQIPDLFAFFPVTVSSLQPGNEDQFFYLVQEYIDGQNLEEELIQNGKFSEAQILEVLQEILTVLQFVHDKNIIHRDIKPSNIMRRRDGKLFLLDFGAVKQVTNATLTGTSTGIYSMGFAPPEQMSGNQVFPSTDLYALAVTSLNLLTGKEATQLFDAYTNQWKWRSQVNVSSHLADVLDKMLLAAANQRFQSADDVLAALNHQLIPPTVLPSSPPQPPQQPQVQQPPQPQAQPQPQPQPKLQKVQSKPVFSTWELLGGAAFSGFEGALIAIALFSLFPSPIISGAVSAVILGILVFAQTRRWIEKFDLLIIPGITFAIIFLIPFLRVGINIPGIAVLAFGAGLVAISVTAIFRLIFKLLSLVL; encoded by the coding sequence ATGAAAGTTTACTGCACTCGTCCTAGTTGCCCGCGCCCAGAAAACTATTTTACGGATTTAGATGATAAAACAACGCTGAAAACAACCCAGCAAAAATACTGCACTACTTGTGGTATGCCACTGTTGCTAGATGGTCGATATGTGCCAATTAAGTTACTAGGAAGGGGGGGTTTTGGTACGGCTTTTTTAGCACGCGATCGCCGCATACCTGGAATGCGTAAATGTGTAGTTAAGCAGTTCCAACCTGCGGGAAGTTTGTCCCCAACTCAACTGGAAAAAGCACAAAAGTTATTTGAGAGAGAAGCCGAAGTTTTAGCCCAAATAGGTAGTGAACACGAGCAAATACCTGATTTATTTGCTTTCTTTCCGGTGACAGTTAGTAGCCTGCAACCAGGAAACGAAGACCAGTTTTTTTACTTGGTACAAGAATATATTGATGGGCAAAACCTAGAGGAAGAATTAATTCAAAATGGTAAGTTTTCTGAAGCGCAAATTTTGGAGGTACTGCAAGAAATTCTCACGGTTTTACAGTTTGTCCATGATAAAAATATCATTCACAGAGATATTAAACCTTCCAATATCATGCGTCGTCGTGATGGGAAACTTTTTCTGTTAGATTTTGGTGCTGTTAAACAAGTGACAAATGCTACTTTAACTGGAACTTCTACCGGAATTTATTCCATGGGGTTTGCTCCGCCTGAGCAAATGTCTGGGAATCAGGTTTTTCCATCTACAGACTTATACGCTTTGGCTGTAACTAGTCTTAACTTGCTGACAGGAAAGGAAGCAACTCAGCTTTTTGATGCCTATACTAACCAGTGGAAATGGCGATCGCAAGTAAATGTCAGTTCTCATCTGGCTGATGTATTAGACAAAATGCTCCTGGCTGCTGCTAATCAACGCTTTCAATCGGCTGACGACGTTCTTGCAGCCCTGAATCACCAATTAATTCCCCCAACGGTTTTACCATCATCTCCACCGCAACCACCACAGCAGCCACAGGTACAGCAACCACCACAGCCTCAAGCTCAACCACAGCCACAACCACAGCCAAAACTTCAGAAAGTACAATCTAAACCAGTTTTTTCAACTTGGGAATTATTGGGTGGAGCCGCCTTTAGTGGGTTTGAGGGCGCATTAATAGCGATCGCTCTTTTTAGTTTATTTCCATCACCCATAATTTCGGGAGCAGTTTCTGCTGTAATTTTAGGCATACTGGTTTTTGCCCAAACCAGGCGCTGGATTGAAAAATTTGACTTATTAATTATTCCTGGAATTACCTTCGCAATTATTTTTTTAATCCCCTTTTTGCGGGTTGGGATTAACATTCCTGGAATAGCCGTCCTAGCATTTGGTGCTGGGTTAGTAGCTATTTCAGTTACAGCTATATTTCGCCTAATTTTTAAATTATTATCTTTGGTACTATAA
- a CDS encoding LysR family transcriptional regulator, giving the protein MSDLPFTLDQLRILKAIAAEGSFKRAADSLYVSQPAVSLQVQNLERQLDVPLFDRGGRRAQLTEAGHLLLSYGEKILSLCQETCRAVEDLQNLQGGTLIVGASQTTGTYLLPQMIGMFRQKYPDVAVQLHVHSTRRTAWSVANGQVDLAIIGGEIPAELAESLEVMPYAEDELALILPIFHPFAKLEKIQKEDLYKLQFIALDSQSTIRKVIDQVLARSDIDTRRFKFEMELNSIEAIKNAVQSGLGAAFVSTSAIAKELQMGVLQCTPIEGVVVKRTLWMIFNPNRYRSKAAEAFSREILPQFATPEWNQDMLKLSQPKLVVNTLDTATTNSADAG; this is encoded by the coding sequence ATGTCTGACCTTCCTTTCACTTTAGATCAGTTACGTATCCTGAAAGCGATCGCCGCAGAAGGAAGCTTCAAGCGCGCTGCTGATAGTCTTTACGTCTCCCAACCTGCTGTAAGTTTGCAAGTGCAAAATTTAGAGCGACAGCTGGATGTGCCTTTATTCGACCGTGGAGGTCGTCGCGCACAATTAACCGAAGCTGGTCATCTACTCTTAAGTTACGGTGAAAAAATCCTCAGTCTGTGTCAGGAAACCTGCCGCGCCGTTGAAGATTTACAAAATCTCCAAGGTGGGACTTTAATTGTCGGCGCTTCTCAAACAACTGGAACTTATCTATTACCTCAAATGATCGGTATGTTCCGGCAAAAATATCCAGACGTGGCTGTGCAGTTACACGTCCACTCTACCCGGCGCACCGCTTGGAGTGTAGCTAATGGACAAGTTGATTTGGCGATTATCGGCGGTGAAATTCCGGCTGAATTGGCAGAATCCTTGGAAGTGATGCCCTACGCTGAGGATGAACTAGCCCTGATTTTACCGATATTTCATCCCTTTGCCAAACTCGAAAAAATTCAAAAAGAAGACCTATATAAACTACAATTCATTGCTCTAGATTCTCAATCAACTATCCGCAAAGTCATCGATCAGGTACTAGCACGATCTGATATTGATACCAGGCGGTTTAAATTTGAAATGGAACTCAATTCCATAGAAGCCATCAAAAATGCCGTGCAATCAGGCTTGGGAGCTGCCTTTGTCTCCACCTCAGCCATTGCGAAAGAATTACAAATGGGTGTACTACAATGTACTCCGATAGAAGGTGTCGTCGTCAAACGAACGCTGTGGATGATCTTTAATCCTAATCGCTATCGTTCCAAAGCGGCTGAAGCTTTTAGTCGAGAAATTTTACCTCAGTTTGCTACTCCAGAATGGAATCAAGATATGTTAAAATTATCACAACCAAAGCTAGTAGTAAATACACTGGATACAGCTACTACTAACTCTGCTGACGCAGGCTAA
- a CDS encoding NnrU family protein — protein sequence MLNSWLTPSHFVMLGLQLAFAIAHSGGAALRPWAEKHIGARLYRICFALVSLPLAVILIIYFFNHRYDGLQLWLVQAVPGVREVVWVLSAISFLFLYPATFNLLEIAAIQKPQVYLFETGIIRITRHPQMVGQIIWCVAHTLWVGTSFTLVTSIGLILHHLFGVWHGDRRLAARYGESFEMAKQRTSIIPFQAIIDGRQSIKWQEFLRPAYLGVGIFIALLSWAHPLLLVATSRIEW from the coding sequence ATGTTAAATTCTTGGCTTACTCCCAGTCATTTTGTCATGTTGGGGTTGCAATTAGCTTTCGCGATCGCTCACAGTGGGGGAGCCGCCTTACGTCCTTGGGCAGAAAAACACATAGGAGCCAGACTTTATCGCATTTGCTTTGCATTAGTTAGTTTACCGTTAGCTGTAATCTTAATTATTTACTTTTTCAATCATCGCTATGATGGCTTGCAACTTTGGCTCGTGCAAGCAGTACCGGGAGTGAGGGAAGTAGTTTGGGTATTATCAGCAATTTCCTTTTTATTTTTGTATCCTGCCACCTTCAATTTACTAGAAATTGCCGCTATTCAAAAGCCCCAAGTCTACCTGTTTGAGACAGGAATTATTCGTATTACTCGCCATCCTCAGATGGTAGGACAAATAATTTGGTGTGTTGCCCACACCCTTTGGGTAGGAACTAGCTTTACTCTGGTTACATCCATTGGGTTGATTTTGCATCACTTGTTTGGAGTTTGGCATGGCGATCGCCGCCTCGCCGCCCGTTATGGTGAGTCCTTTGAAATGGCTAAACAGAGGACATCAATTATTCCCTTCCAAGCAATTATTGATGGTCGTCAATCTATCAAATGGCAGGAATTTCTCCGGCCTGCCTATTTAGGAGTAGGAATTTTTATTGCTCTGCTTTCCTGGGCGCACCCCCTGTTACTTGTAGCGACTAGTAGGATAGAATGGTAG
- a CDS encoding co-chaperone YbbN yields MVLSVSERTFTQEVLQSPIPVLVNFEAPWCGLCRIIHPLLLQFNAQCGDKIKLVGVNADDNFKLANTYRLKSLPTLLLVENGMIRHRLEGFRGKEDLRLALEEIKLTYNNRSKTYNNLTTADLEYRSA; encoded by the coding sequence ATGGTGTTGTCGGTTAGTGAACGGACATTTACTCAAGAAGTTTTACAATCTCCAATTCCTGTTTTAGTTAATTTTGAAGCACCCTGGTGCGGCTTGTGTCGCATTATTCACCCACTATTGTTGCAATTTAATGCTCAATGTGGGGACAAAATTAAGTTAGTAGGGGTTAACGCTGATGATAATTTTAAACTGGCTAACACTTACCGACTAAAGTCACTACCAACTTTACTGTTGGTGGAAAATGGCATGATTCGGCATCGCCTAGAAGGTTTCCGTGGTAAAGAAGATTTACGTCTGGCTTTAGAAGAAATTAAACTCACTTACAACAACCGTTCTAAAACATACAATAATCTCACAACAGCAGACTTAGAATATCGTTCTGCATAA
- a CDS encoding NAD(P)H-quinone oxidoreductase subunit 5, with amino-acid sequence MEVIYEYAWLIPVFPLLGAMLVGLGLISLNQVTNRLRQLNAVLIISLMGAAMSFSLALLWSQIQGHAPYLHTLEWAAAGNFHLRMGYTIDHLTALMLVIVTTVALLVMVYTDGYMAHDPGYVRFYAYLSLFGSSMLGLVISPNLVQIYIFWELVGMCSYLLVGFWYDRKAAADACQKAFVTNRVGDFGLLLGILGLFWATGSFDFGVMGDRLAQLVETGSISNFLAILLAILVFLGPVAKSAQFPLHVWLPDAMEGPTPISALIHAATMVAAGVFLIARMYPVFEHVPAAMNVIAFTGAFTAFLGASIAMTQNDIKKGLAYSTISQLGYMVMAMGLGSYSAGLFHLMTHAYFKAMLFLGSGSVIHGMEGVVGHDPVLAQDMRLMGGMRKYMPVTGITFLIGCLAISGVPPFAGFWSKDEILGNAFEASPLLWLIGWLTAGITAFYMFRMYFMTFEGKFRGTDEKIKAKLKKAAAPIILELESAQPAPNFGPGAMKQGELAANAHDSHGHHSDTPHESPWTMTLPLALLAIPSMLIGLVGTPYANYFEEFIFPPSETLAEVLEKAAEFNPTEFYVMAGASVGISLIGITLASLMYVRGKIDPAAIASQIKPLYDLSLNKWYFDDIYHRVFVLGLRRLARQVMEVDFRVVDGAVNLTGFFTLVSGEGLKYLENGRAQFYALIIFGAVLGLVIVFGVT; translated from the coding sequence ATGGAAGTAATCTATGAATATGCCTGGCTAATTCCAGTATTTCCGCTTTTAGGCGCAATGCTGGTTGGTCTAGGGTTAATTTCTTTAAATCAGGTGACAAACCGCCTGCGACAACTTAACGCTGTATTGATCATCTCCCTGATGGGAGCAGCAATGAGTTTCTCGTTGGCCTTGCTGTGGAGTCAAATTCAAGGACACGCTCCTTACCTCCACACCCTAGAATGGGCAGCAGCAGGCAATTTTCACCTGAGAATGGGCTACACTATCGACCACTTAACAGCCCTGATGCTGGTGATTGTGACCACGGTAGCTTTATTAGTCATGGTCTACACCGATGGCTATATGGCTCATGATCCAGGATATGTCAGGTTTTACGCCTATCTCAGTTTATTTGGTTCCTCCATGTTGGGTCTAGTAATTAGCCCTAATTTGGTGCAGATTTATATATTCTGGGAACTAGTCGGGATGTGTTCGTACTTGCTGGTCGGCTTTTGGTACGATCGCAAGGCCGCAGCCGATGCTTGTCAAAAGGCATTTGTGACTAACCGCGTGGGTGACTTTGGTCTGCTACTGGGCATCCTGGGACTGTTCTGGGCTACAGGAAGCTTTGATTTTGGTGTGATGGGCGATCGCCTAGCACAACTGGTAGAAACAGGTTCTATCAGCAATTTTCTCGCCATCTTATTGGCGATTTTGGTGTTCTTAGGGCCTGTGGCAAAATCCGCCCAATTTCCTCTGCACGTCTGGCTACCAGATGCAATGGAAGGTCCCACACCCATTTCAGCCTTGATCCACGCCGCCACAATGGTAGCAGCCGGGGTGTTTCTGATTGCCCGGATGTACCCTGTGTTTGAACACGTTCCAGCCGCCATGAATGTCATTGCCTTTACTGGGGCATTTACGGCGTTTTTGGGTGCTAGCATTGCCATGACCCAAAATGACATCAAAAAGGGTCTTGCTTACTCCACCATCTCCCAATTAGGCTACATGGTGATGGCGATGGGATTAGGTTCATACAGTGCGGGATTGTTCCACCTGATGACTCACGCCTACTTTAAGGCGATGTTGTTCTTGGGTTCTGGTTCTGTGATTCACGGTATGGAAGGCGTTGTCGGTCATGATCCCGTTTTAGCGCAGGATATGCGTTTGATGGGAGGAATGCGAAAGTATATGCCAGTTACCGGGATTACCTTTTTAATTGGTTGCTTGGCAATTTCTGGTGTGCCACCTTTTGCCGGTTTCTGGTCAAAAGATGAAATTCTCGGCAATGCTTTTGAAGCCAGCCCCCTGCTGTGGTTGATCGGCTGGTTAACTGCCGGGATTACCGCTTTCTATATGTTTAGAATGTACTTCATGACATTTGAAGGCAAATTCCGGGGAACTGACGAAAAAATCAAGGCTAAACTCAAAAAAGCCGCCGCTCCCATTATTTTGGAATTAGAGTCAGCCCAACCAGCACCTAATTTCGGACCTGGGGCGATGAAACAAGGAGAATTGGCAGCAAATGCCCATGACTCCCACGGACATCACAGCGATACTCCCCATGAATCGCCGTGGACGATGACTCTGCCTTTGGCACTGTTGGCTATACCTTCAATGTTGATTGGTTTGGTGGGGACACCTTATGCCAATTACTTCGAGGAGTTTATTTTTCCCCCTAGCGAAACCCTCGCTGAAGTTTTGGAAAAAGCTGCTGAGTTTAACCCGACGGAATTTTATGTCATGGCGGGGGCTTCAGTGGGTATTTCCTTGATTGGCATTACCTTGGCTTCGCTGATGTATGTGCGGGGTAAAATTGACCCAGCTGCGATCGCATCTCAAATCAAACCACTTTACGATCTATCCCTCAACAAGTGGTACTTTGATGACATTTACCATCGTGTCTTTGTTTTAGGCTTACGTCGCCTAGCTAGACAAGTGATGGAAGTTGACTTCCGCGTGGTAGATGGTGCTGTTAACCTCACAGGCTTTTTCACCCTGGTGAGTGGTGAAGGTCTGAAGTACCTAGAAAACGGTCGCGCTCAATTCTATGCCTTAATTATTTTTGGGGCGGTTTTGGGTTTAGTGATTGTCTTCGGTGTAACCTAG
- a CDS encoding BrnT family toxin: MELRFEWHEKKAQENLRKHGISFEEAKTVFNDPFSITITDSKHSDHEERYIDIGLSSRNNLVVVVYTDRTSIKYSHY, translated from the coding sequence ATGGAATTGAGGTTTGAATGGCATGAAAAAAAAGCCCAAGAAAACCTCAGAAAACATGGAATTAGTTTTGAGGAAGCAAAAACAGTATTCAATGACCCCTTCTCGATCACGATAACCGATTCTAAACACTCGGATCATGAAGAACGCTATATTGATATTGGTCTTTCTAGTAGAAATAATTTAGTAGTTGTAGTTTACACAGACAGAACGTCAATCAAATATTCGCATTATTAG
- the ndhD1 gene encoding photosynthetic/respiratory NAD(P)H-quinone oxidoreductase subunit D1, giving the protein MNTVNFPWLTTIILFPIAASLLIPIIPDKDGKTVRWYSLIVGLIDFALIVYAFSNAYDFSNPDLQMVESYPWVPQLDLNWSVGADGLSMPLIILTGFISTLAILAAWPVTFKPKLFYFLILAMYGGQIAVFAVQDMLLFFLVWELELVPIYFLLSIWGGKKRQYAATKFILYTAGGSLFILLSALTMGFYGDTVTFDMRSLALKDFALNFQLALYAGFLIAYAVKLPIIPLHTWLPDAHGEATAPVHMLLAGILLKMGGYALIRMNAQMLPDAHAYFAPVLVVLGVVNIIYAALTSFAQRNLKRKIAYSSISHMGFVLIGIASFTDLGLSGAVLQMVSHGLIGASLFFLVGATYDRTHTLMLDEMGGVGKRMKKIFAMFTTCSMASLALPGMSGFVAELMIFVGFATSDAYSSTFKVIVVFLMAVGVILTPIYLLSMLREIFYGEENEELVSHQALIDAEPREVFIVACLLVPIIGIGFYPKLLTQMYDATTVQLTARLRDSVPTLAQQKEVPQISLSAPEIAR; this is encoded by the coding sequence ATGAATACAGTTAATTTCCCGTGGCTGACGACCATTATTTTGTTCCCGATAGCTGCGTCGCTACTGATTCCTATCATCCCAGATAAAGACGGCAAAACAGTGCGCTGGTACTCCCTGATTGTGGGGCTAATAGATTTTGCACTAATTGTTTACGCTTTTTCTAATGCTTACGACTTCTCCAATCCAGATTTGCAGATGGTGGAAAGTTACCCCTGGGTACCCCAACTGGATTTGAATTGGTCAGTAGGGGCAGATGGCTTGTCCATGCCTCTGATTATTTTGACTGGGTTTATTTCCACGCTGGCAATTTTAGCAGCTTGGCCTGTAACGTTTAAGCCCAAGCTATTTTATTTCTTGATTCTGGCGATGTATGGCGGTCAAATTGCCGTGTTCGCCGTTCAGGATATGCTGTTATTTTTCTTGGTGTGGGAACTGGAACTGGTCCCGATTTACTTTCTGCTGTCGATTTGGGGAGGCAAAAAGCGACAATACGCAGCAACTAAATTCATTTTATACACTGCTGGTGGGTCGTTGTTTATTTTGCTGTCTGCCCTGACAATGGGATTTTACGGCGATACGGTAACTTTCGATATGCGATCGCTCGCTTTGAAGGATTTCGCCCTCAATTTCCAATTAGCATTATATGCTGGGTTCCTGATTGCCTATGCAGTCAAGTTGCCGATTATTCCCCTGCATACGTGGCTACCAGATGCCCACGGTGAAGCTACAGCCCCCGTGCATATGTTGCTAGCCGGGATTTTGCTGAAAATGGGCGGTTACGCTTTAATTCGCATGAATGCCCAAATGCTGCCCGATGCCCATGCTTATTTTGCCCCTGTGTTAGTGGTTTTGGGGGTTGTGAATATCATCTACGCCGCCCTGACATCTTTCGCCCAGCGCAACCTGAAGCGAAAAATTGCCTACTCCTCAATTTCTCACATGGGGTTTGTCCTGATTGGTATTGCTTCGTTCACCGATTTAGGATTGAGTGGCGCAGTTTTACAAATGGTTTCTCACGGCTTGATTGGGGCGAGTTTGTTCTTCCTTGTGGGGGCGACTTATGACCGGACACACACCTTGATGTTAGATGAAATGGGTGGTGTCGGTAAGCGGATGAAAAAGATTTTCGCTATGTTCACTACCTGTTCAATGGCTTCTTTAGCATTGCCAGGAATGAGCGGTTTCGTAGCAGAATTAATGATCTTTGTCGGCTTTGCCACCAGCGATGCTTATAGCTCCACTTTTAAAGTTATCGTGGTGTTTTTGATGGCTGTTGGAGTAATTTTAACTCCAATTTATTTGCTGTCGATGTTACGCGAAATTTTCTATGGTGAAGAAAACGAAGAATTAGTTTCCCACCAAGCTTTGATTGATGCTGAACCTCGCGAAGTGTTTATCGTTGCTTGTTTGTTAGTGCCAATTATTGGTATTGGGTTTTATCCCAAGTTACTAACTCAAATGTATGACGCAACAACTGTACAGTTAACAGCAAGGTTGCGTGATTCTGTGCCGACTTTAGCACAGCAAAAAGAAGTGCCTCAAATTTCTTTGAGTGCGCCAGAAATTGCTCGTTAA
- a CDS encoding phosphate-starvation-inducible PsiE family protein has translation MYKRSKSRFLFCDRWLDRHTIVRNMEAFQDLIVIVLCFGLFAVMLIQLWGIFMAIMQSLEYQQVTAKILFVLILVELFRLLMVYLQEHSISVGVAVEVTIVSLLREVVVHGALDISWVKTAAICGLLFVLGGLLLVCAKTPHMDCMSANTKFCPISHQGSIERQDEQ, from the coding sequence ATGTACAAGCGCTCCAAGAGTCGATTTTTATTTTGCGATCGCTGGCTGGATAGACACACAATTGTTCGCAACATGGAGGCTTTCCAAGACTTAATTGTGATTGTCTTGTGTTTTGGTTTGTTCGCCGTCATGTTGATACAACTGTGGGGCATATTTATGGCCATCATGCAGTCATTAGAGTATCAACAAGTAACGGCAAAAATACTATTTGTGTTGATATTGGTCGAGTTATTTCGGCTACTAATGGTCTACTTGCAAGAACATAGTATTTCTGTGGGAGTAGCAGTTGAGGTCACAATTGTATCCCTACTGCGGGAAGTAGTAGTTCACGGAGCATTAGACATTTCTTGGGTGAAGACAGCCGCAATTTGTGGTTTGTTGTTTGTTTTGGGTGGTTTACTGCTGGTATGTGCCAAAACACCACACATGGATTGCATGAGTGCAAACACAAAATTCTGCCCTATTAGCCATCAAGGAAGTATCGAAAGGCAAGATGAGCAGTGA
- a CDS encoding lipopolysaccharide assembly protein LapB, with translation MRLSFHKYHIVGILGLVILGESMLFPSPSYPTPLLAQYSLQTSTTLLNQGLQAIQAGKIPDAIAAFQQATHLDPKLAAAHYNLGLALRQTGKLKPAADAFYQATQADPKFAPAFANLGGALLEGNNLQQAGDYLERAIELDPKLGFAHYNLGLVRQQQQDWQRAIASFKKAMEHSKKAPEPPYHLGMSYLQQGQLNQAREAFEQAIKINPKYPEAHYNLGTIWFTQGKLQEALAAFRNSAEANANYPHAYYGAGLVFMHQQQYAEAVKVLQSAKDLYNTQSNPQWAQNAEKLLRQAQNLNYQPR, from the coding sequence ATGAGATTATCATTCCATAAATATCATATTGTCGGGATACTGGGTTTAGTAATCCTCGGTGAAAGTATGCTTTTCCCATCACCCAGTTACCCCACCCCCTTACTAGCGCAATATAGTTTGCAAACCTCCACAACTTTGTTAAACCAAGGTTTACAAGCAATTCAGGCAGGAAAAATACCAGATGCGATCGCAGCTTTTCAACAAGCAACTCATCTAGATCCAAAGTTGGCAGCAGCCCATTATAATTTAGGCTTGGCACTGCGACAAACCGGAAAATTAAAACCGGCTGCTGATGCCTTTTATCAAGCAACACAAGCTGATCCTAAGTTTGCTCCAGCCTTTGCTAATTTAGGCGGAGCGTTGTTAGAAGGAAATAATTTACAGCAAGCAGGTGATTACTTAGAACGAGCTATAGAACTCGACCCCAAGCTAGGTTTTGCCCACTATAATTTAGGCTTAGTACGACAACAGCAACAAGATTGGCAAAGAGCGATCGCATCTTTTAAAAAGGCGATGGAGCATAGTAAAAAAGCCCCAGAACCTCCTTATCATTTAGGAATGTCTTATCTCCAGCAAGGTCAACTGAATCAAGCCAGAGAAGCCTTTGAGCAAGCAATCAAAATTAATCCCAAATATCCCGAAGCTCATTACAATCTCGGCACAATTTGGTTTACTCAAGGCAAACTACAAGAAGCATTAGCAGCTTTTAGAAACTCAGCCGAAGCTAATGCTAATTATCCCCATGCATATTATGGGGCTGGGTTAGTTTTTATGCACCAGCAGCAGTATGCAGAAGCGGTAAAAGTCTTGCAATCTGCCAAAGATTTATATAATACTCAAAGTAATCCCCAATGGGCGCAGAATGCCGAAAAATTGTTGCGACAGGCACAAAATTTAAATTACCAACCTCGCTGA
- a CDS encoding zinc ribbon domain-containing protein, producing MLNKIRRFWSQFFSKSGSINNQPLNKVSLVVLIVIDIFILVNVFTGLNDISRWYISPLQAYPCYSQWQNYRSQTTTDKDYEIVRSSLFNLINQTTQEQIYQQAEERHLGKVSQTCLQYANYQDQINIPQNQQITQNIEQKQAQVSQFEQSNNNIRAQYDSTLLEKIAGQSREQSINVVGAEKAKQELDQNNRRISTRKQEISNLKTQLVTKPESVSFLAFLQEDSNFNQVEANYQQASFWYPSIQLAFQFLFLVPLILVALLVHNFAQRREYGLISLISWHLLVIFFLPLILKIFEFLQFGVLFRFIFDILSTILGGLLFLVSYVYILLIPVVGFGIIQLFQKVILNTKAQAVRRVQDSRCINCAKKIRQHDTYCPHCGYYQYIECPNCHNLTYKYLSHCHHCGTFQDSSHNHA from the coding sequence ATGCTCAATAAGATCCGCCGCTTTTGGAGTCAGTTTTTTAGCAAGTCTGGAAGCATCAATAATCAACCACTGAATAAAGTCAGTTTAGTTGTCCTGATTGTGATTGATATTTTTATATTGGTCAATGTTTTTACGGGATTGAATGATATTAGTAGATGGTACATCAGCCCATTACAAGCGTATCCGTGTTATTCTCAGTGGCAAAATTACAGGAGTCAAACTACTACAGATAAAGACTATGAAATTGTTAGGTCTTCTTTGTTCAATTTGATCAATCAAACAACTCAAGAGCAAATTTACCAACAAGCCGAAGAGAGACATCTAGGTAAGGTTTCTCAAACTTGTTTGCAGTATGCTAACTATCAAGATCAGATTAATATCCCCCAAAACCAGCAAATCACCCAGAATATTGAGCAGAAACAAGCACAGGTTAGTCAGTTTGAACAAAGCAATAACAATATTCGCGCTCAATATGACTCCACACTTTTAGAAAAAATTGCTGGTCAGTCCCGTGAACAATCAATTAATGTAGTCGGTGCAGAAAAAGCTAAACAAGAGTTAGATCAAAATAACCGGAGAATTTCTACACGGAAACAGGAAATTTCTAATTTAAAAACTCAACTAGTTACAAAACCAGAAAGCGTTAGTTTTTTAGCCTTTCTTCAAGAGGATAGTAACTTTAATCAAGTTGAAGCAAATTATCAGCAAGCATCATTTTGGTATCCAAGTATCCAACTGGCTTTTCAGTTTCTGTTTCTTGTCCCACTGATTCTTGTCGCCTTATTAGTTCACAACTTTGCTCAACGCAGAGAATATGGACTTATCTCGCTGATTAGTTGGCATTTGCTGGTGATCTTTTTTCTGCCGCTGATTCTGAAAATTTTTGAATTTCTGCAATTTGGCGTATTATTTAGGTTTATTTTCGATATCCTTAGCACTATTTTAGGTGGTTTACTCTTCCTAGTCAGTTATGTTTATATCTTGCTGATTCCAGTGGTTGGTTTTGGAATTATCCAGCTTTTTCAAAAAGTTATCTTGAATACTAAAGCGCAAGCAGTGAGGAGAGTTCAAGATTCACGCTGTATTAATTGTGCTAAAAAAATTCGGCAACATGATACGTACTGCCCCCATTGTGGATACTATCAATACATTGAATGCCCAAATTGCCATAATCTGACTTACAAGTATCTATCCCACTGTCATCATTGTGGCACTTTTCAGGATTCTAGCCACAATCACGCCTAA